GTGCCTGCAGACCCAAGTCCCCTCGTTGGGATCCCGCGGTGTCCGGGACCTGAGGAAGGCAGCGCTCTCCTCCCGCTGTCCCGCACCTCAGAGGAATTAAAGCAGGAGAGAAAACAGCGGCGAGCCTCCTCCCTTGCCCTCGGACTCAGCAATGTGTCCTTCACCCACCTGGCTTCAGCACCATGGCACTAAACGGGAGGTGCAGCAGGATCCTGGCCGAGCTTTCCCCACGTCCAGCTGCTTTTGGAAAGGctctgtcagcagcagcagccgggagGGGATGGCGGGAGGGACGCAGACCCCGTACGGAGCATTTGCCACAGAAGCTGCTTCTTTTCCAGGCAGCAGGAAGACGGTGACGTGGAAATTGGGCGCCGACAACGACGTCTGGGTCTGGGTGATGGGCGAGCATCCTTCAGACAAACCCTACGCGGCCATCTGCGAAGAGATCCAGGCGGAAAGGGCGACGCGGCTGGCGAGGGAGCGCGGCCAGGAGGGCAGGTGAGCAGGGCGGGTGGGCAGGTGAGCAGGGCAGGTGGGCAGGTGAGGCGGGGAAGGCGTTTCTGGAGACCCCAGTGTTCTCCGTAGGGGCCGTGGTTATCGCTGTGCCAGCGGAGTCGCAGGCAGAAGGTGCAGGTGGGGGTTGGCTTCTGGGGGTGTGCACAATGATGGCAGAGACCTGAGGaaaaggaattgttgccctgagggtggtgagagcctggcacacgtacccagagaggtggtggatgaaccatccctggggacatcccaggccaggctggacgggctctgagcaacctgagctggtgaagatgtccctgtcatggcagggggaactggggagctgggaacgtccctccaacccaaactactctatgatttgCTCATCAAGCCCCCCCAGGATATCACCCCAGCACTGGAGCCTCTGCAAACCCCAGGAAATGCCAGCTCTGTTGTGGCAGCAGGTGAGGCGCTGGGATGGCTCTGACTCACCTGCCCGCGCAGCAGGGTGACAGTCACTCACCGCGACTCGTCACGTTAGTTATTCCGCCCTACCTGACGGGAGATCCGACCGCTGCCGGCACACACGCCGCTTCATGCGCTTGGGAGCGGAAAGCGACGCCCTCGGCTTCCAAAATCCTCTTTCTCTTTGGTTTTAGAGAGATCGACTCCTCCGTAACATGGTCGCTACAACCAGGAGTCCCGGGTGAGACGGATCTTCATGGGAATAAAAGCAGCaccgtggaggaaaagaaggaaaaggggagaaaaaacacGGCTGCTACCACAGGGAAACCCCAGGAGCCGCCAAAGGTAGTTTTTGCCCTTTTCTCCATCCCTGTCAGAGATATGTGCTTTGAGATCTGTACCAACAGAGAAGCTACCTTTGATTCCTCTGCTTCACGGGCAGCAGATGGGTCGCACGCTCCCTCCCGCGCTGGGCCTGGCTCGGCCGGCTCTTGGGGCTCCCCAAGATCTGTCGCAGCCCTCCAGCAAACCACCTGCTTATTAAAGAAATAGATGATTTTCCCAACATCCTCATATTTTtgcctccctttttcctttttaaaaatttttttgccATCTTTTAAAACAGTTAGAAAATAGCTCATGGCCTCGACAGCCCAGGACGCTCCAAACGCAGTAACTACCGTGTCTGCTTTGCTGAGCATCCTATCAGTTTAACTGGAGAAGCCCAGCTCATGCAGCAGAGTTTGCATTCAGCCTTTTGCTGCTGGCTCGGGTGAGCCTGTATTCTTTTATTACACAGCCGCTGCGTATTTCAGCATAAAAAGCAGCATAACTGAAGGTTGGGTTTTGGCAAAGCGCCCCTGGTGCCAAAATACCGGAGATTTGGAGTGGCTCTGTCTCCTTTATCGAGAGCGTCTGAGTCACAGGGGGCTTTTCTTAGCGCTGTTTGCTGAGGTTGAGCAACTGTGTGggagattttgttgttttttcttttcaaaggaaaCTATTAGTCACAGCTAACAAAAAAAGAATAGCTAAATCAATAaataacccccccaaaccaaaaaTCCCGCCACCACCAAGAACCCGACCCCTTCTCCAAGTCTTGCACATGGAAATAGAGGCTGTTTGTACACGTTACTTTTGTTTCCTGACATTACATTGCTAGTAATTTCTTTTGTCGTATTATTAGTGGTTTTTTCCCAGGTTTCTCAGGCTTTTTCTATTAGGAGGGATCCAGACCTAAGACCCCTCTTGCCTGCAAAGGGtatttttctcccctccctcatTATGGTGCTTCCTCCGAGACCTGGTTCCCATTCAGCGCGAGGGACGGGGCGCTGTGCTCTGTCTGCAATAGGGAAGCGGGGCTGATCTGCCAAAACAAGCTGCTTCACACACACCTGAAGGTCCTAGTTCCCTGGCCAAGAGAGGGGGAAGTTGGAAAGCCACGTTTGTATTAAATATTAGCCAAGCGGGTGATGAAGATAAAACACAGGGTGTCCTTGGCGAGCAGTGCAGTGCGATTAACTCGTTACTCGCTGCGCCGTGGGAGGCAACCAGGGTCCAGCAGGGAGATGGCTCCGAGACAAGGCAAACCCTTCATCTTTtgaggctgggctgggctggtgaCAGCTGCTCCTAGATGGGTCGGGAGGGAAGAAcctgcgcttgggtcacaacaaccccatgaatgctacaggcttggggaaagcagtcaggaggaaaaggatctggggccaaggtggccaccagcatcctggctggtaccagcactggtgtggccagcaggaccagggcagcgaccgtccctgtgctgggacctgggggggccaaacctcaaatcctgggggcagttttggccccttgtgccaagaaaggccttgaggtgctggaccGAGTGGAGAgaggggaacggagctggtgaggggctggagcacaagtgtgatgggagcggctgagggacctggggggttcagctggagaacaggagctgaggggagaccttatcagctCAAGATGCGCCAGGGGAgcttgaggttggatttaggaacaatttgttccccaaagggctgtggggcattggaacaggctgcccagggcagtgctggagttgccatccctggagggttggacagacggacatgaggttctcaggacatggggcagtgctggggttggggtaacagttggacttgatcttgggggtgtcttccaactaaacgattccatgattctacggtTGGGGCTGTCTCAGCAGCATTCATTTCTCACCGCTCTTCTCCTCCCAGAGGGAAGCCAGGGATGTCCACCAGATGCTGGCCGACTGCCACCTGAGGAAGCGTGGCATCCAGCAGGTCAGTGGCAACCCAGGGTGTTCCTAATGGCCCGAGTGGGTTCCAGGCTTTATCCCACAGCCCCAGTGCCTCGTCTGACCCAAGAACCtgagggaacggcagcagatgtgccagggagggtcagtgggacatgagggaaaggttcttcccccagaggtgctggacactgaacaggctcccagagaggtgtcacggcccaacctgacagtgttcaagaggagactggacaccgtcctcagacacacggggtgacctgtggggttgtcactgcagggacaggagttggactccatgatctgtgggtccttccagctcaggacattctatgactctaacaTCCTCACCTCTTGGACTGGTCTCCTCCCGCGTGGTGGGACCATGAGGAGGTGACACAAAGCAGGTCAGCCTGGCAGACAGGACATGCTCCCCGTGCTTTCTGATAGATTCGTTTTCCCTTCCTTTGTTATAACCTGCTGGAAAGAAAGAGGGTCTGGATGTTGTCGAAATCGGAGGGATTCACAATAAATAACAGAATTTTTGGTATTTTAAGACTAGCTAAAGAGCAGGGCTAAAAGTAACCTGGGAGGAATCACTGCACATACCGTTTCTTTCACAGGTgaaggaagcagaaaggagaaattcAGCAGAGGAGCCCCCGGCCCCCCAGGAGCCACCGCCGCAGAGCCAGCCCGGCTCCGATTGCCGCAGGATCCCGCAGAAAGCGGAGGAGAGCGAGCCCGAGTGGCAGGAATCCCGTAAGAGCCTCGGACGAGCTTCTCCTGGGGGGATGGAGAAACCCTGGGGGCCTGGGGGGTCAAACACGGACACTGGAATGGGAAATTTGGTGGGTGGGTGGCAAGCACTGCCAAAAATACAGCGCTGCGCTGTCAGACATATGGCTGAGTCCACACTGGCactggagctgggcagggaaatggaCGATTGACCCTGCAGAAAACGTGACCATTTGTCAACATTTCCCATTGTCACTTTTTTCTATGTTTTGCTCCAGTTGGTTTTTATTTGGAATATTGTAGTTTTAAATATTAAGAACAGGACCACGCAGCGTGGGTCTGTGTGGCGAGGCTCAGGTGCCCTGTTAAAACAAGCAACAAATAGGAACCACGTAAATATAGCCCAGATAACTCATCTTAAGCTAGAAGCTGGGTTTTTGTGGGACTGCGGTAACCATTGCCCATGAGGACAAGGGTGATGGGGCCAATTTCAAAAGCGCTTGGTTGGAGGCAAACTCCTTTTGCTGGAGTGAACGTGGCCCTTTTTGGGCTTCAGAAATGAGCGGGGAGGGTTTTGCTGCTCGATACAGAAGGTCAGTGCGAGGCTGGGGCGAAGCTCCTTTCTGCACAACACAGGGCGGGCTGAGCAGAGACCTTGGAAAGAACGTGAAAACATGAGAAAAGAGGCTGCATGAAACAGAAGCGAGGACGCCCCCGCTTCCCTGTCAGCCAAACACGGTCCCTGTGGCACCGCTTCACGTGATTAACCCCAGTGATAGGAGGGAAAACAGCAAGAAGCACAAGACGCGCAGCAGCATCTGTTGCTGAATCCTTCCTAAGCACTGAATTTCTTCCCAGTTGCTCCCCCGCTGCTCAGCAGATGGCAATGCCGTACCACCAGTTGTTTCCACTTTCGGCCAGGGATTTTGCTTTTCTTACCGAttaaacaaaacaattaaaatatctgAGGTTGATTACAAAAGCAAGGAGAGAACTCACCTAACACAGACAGACCAGGATGAGCTACTGAACGCTTGTAACCTAGGGAATCACGGCAGTTTTCCAGCAAGAAAACCCCCTAGCAAGGTCCCCTACTTTCCATGATGGTCCCAGCAAGACTCCCTCCCACACTCACAACCCATCGGCACTTTCAGATCCCTCAGAGGATCGACTTGGGGTCACTCCAGCAGATTcactgagcacaagccctatggggagaggctgagggagctgggcttgttcagtctggagcagaggaggcttagaggtgagctcagcactctctagaacgacctgaagggcagttctagccaggggggattgggctcttctcccaggcagtcagcaataggacaagggggcaggggcttcaactctgccaggggaaattgaggctggagattagaacgAAATTATTTacggagagagtggtcagcattggaatggctgcccagggaggtgctggactcaccggccatggagcttagtgccatgatctggtcaatggactggagttggaccaagggttggactgggtgatctctgagggcttttccaacccagtccatcctgtgattctgtgtgattccgcCCTCTCCACCCCTGCTCACAGAAAGGGCACCGCAGAAATCCGTGTCTGAAACCAAGAATCGGCAGTGAAACACCACAAAAAATTGTCTCTAAGTACAAAGGGATCTGGTGCCCTGAAGAAACTCGGATTTTTTGCATGTGATGGAATAAAAAACGGGCCCTGTTACACAGGAGATGTCCAGAAGTGGTGAGGGACAAGCGCACCTTTCACCCGGTGGAGCGGGTTATTCCTTCGCTCCAGTGAGCAGGGGATGGCCAAGGGCAGCCGAGCTGAGCGCTCACCTGCTTGTTGGCTCTGTTGCAGTGCGGAGATCCAAGGCGGCGGACGAGAAGAGACGCTCCCTCGCACGCCAAGCCCGGGACGACTACCGGCGGCTGTCGCTGCAGGGCATCCACCGCAGGAAGCCGGCAGAGACCCCCCGCACCGGCACCGCGGGGGACCGGCGACCGCTCCTGTACCCGCCTCTCCCCCCGAAACCTAAAGTTCTACCTCCTGCCACGGCCAACGGGAGAGCGATCAGGTACGGACACCCCGAGGAGGGCTGAGATGCTCCTGGTCCAGCGTGGGATGGGTGAGACGGGGAAGGTTTGTTCTGCTCCTTGCATGGAGAAAACACCGTGCAGGGAAAAAATACAGAGCCAAGGGgttcatggttttaaactaaaggagggagattcaggctggacatgaggaagaaattggtgccctgagggtggtgagagcctggcccaggtacccagagagggggtggatgaaccatccctggagacatcccaggccaggctggacgggctctgagcaacctgagctggtgaagatgtccctgctcagggcaggggtggcactggggagctgggaatgtcCCTCCCACCCAAATCCtcctgtgattctacgattctttCTATATCCTTTTTGTTAAGTGCCCACTGAAAACCACGTACCTTTGCTGATGGCTGCACAAGCATCAACCTCCTGTTCAGGGCTGCTCTTAACACCCCGACAGAAAGACAAGTCCTGCCAAGGACTCAGCAGCTCTCATTTGTGCTTGATGCCCAAACCGTGGTCTTTTCTAGCAGAAAAGAGGGAATCCAGAGGACCATCTCCAATTCCACTGAAGAAAGCATCATCAGGTGGTTCAAAGAGGAGCAATTCCCGCTGCGAGCTGGCTACCAGAAAAGCACGGACACAATAGCACCTTGGTTCCATGGTGAGTCCTGGGCGCTTCTGCCCCAACCCAGTGCTTTAGGAGTAGTTTCTCTTACGTGGTTGCAGTGTGGACACAGGCTGGGCCAGGAGCTTCTGGAGGGTGGCTAAGTTTTCTGCTTTAATTATGTATTAACCTAGTTTAAGTTGCTCTAGCATTACAGAGGACAACCTAAAGTGTTAGAACAGAGACCAGGTCCCCAAAATACTCTGTGCCACATCTGTCCTGGATGCACCGTCACCCTGGTAACTGTTTGGACCATATGGCGAGAGAGATTTGGGCACATCTCATCACCTCATCCCACTCATCCTTGGTGCCAGGCCCTGgagccatcccaggccaggctggacgggctctgagcaccctgagctggtgacgatgtccctgctcatggcaggggtggcactggggacctggggaggtcctttccaacccaaaccattctattcttgtgtgattctatgattctccatcCATACACACTCATCGTCCATCACCTTTTTGTCCCATTTCTAATGGGTCATCATGATCCCATCCATCTCCCTTGCTGTGCAAACCCCTCAGATCCCAGACTGAAGCAAAGGAAGCGTTACCCTCTCATAACTGGGCTTCCAGAGCAGCCCACGATGCCACAGTCTGTTACCGGCAATGGCAGTGATGTtcttcctgggctgctgggcaaggAACCACGCCATGGGTGGAAGTGCCATGGCTTTAGAGCAACAGAGCTTTCTTGTGAGAACCGCTCCATCCAGTCCTGCACAGGTGCTCTTTTCCCTTCCGTTGCATGTTTTGGTTTTAACAGGTATCCTCACCTCgaagaaagcagaggagctgctgaacAGAACAGCGCCGGGGAGTTTCCTGATCCGGGTCAGTGAGAAAATCAAAGGCTACGTGCTCTCCTACCGCTCCGGGGAGGGGTGCAAGCACTTCCTCATCGATGCCTCCAGCGACTCCTACAGCTTCCTCGGGGTGGACCAGCTGCAGCACTCAACACTGGCCGACCTCGTGGACTACCATAAGGTGAACATCGAGCAATGCGTTCATTAGTATCTGTTTAATTTCCTCGGGACACTTAAAAGTAAGAAAGAATAGATTCTGTTGCTTTAAAGTGGATAACTAAACCCGTTTTAGCTACTGCCAGGTACCCAGTGTGCTGCTCCAGAGGGGCACGCCAGCCtgatgggcacatctcaggcatcCTAAACCCCACTCACCCTCCACACAGGGCTTGAGTCACTGCATGCCCTTTAGTAGCAAAGCTGATAAGGTGAGAGGTGACAGCGCACTCACGCAGGCCCCTTTTTGTGTTCGATTTGGCTCCGTGCTTGCGGGATCCCGGTGAGCTGGGTGAGCAGAAAATACAGCAGCGGTGTTGCGATGGATGGGCTGTGCCCCGGTCTGTTTGAAAGGCGGTGGTTAATCACACCCTCTGCCAACAGGATGAACCCATCACCTCCttggggaaggagctgctgcTTTACCCGTGCGGCCAAGAGGACCAAGAACCAGATTACACGTCTCTCTTTGAGTGAGCGCCCCCATCTCGTCGTGCAGCCCCGTGCCCGCATTCACAAAGAGTGAGCTTCAGAGCGGAGCTGCTGGCGTCTACCTGGAACAGCTGCCATAAGTGCCTCTGTTACACCCCTCACAGCAAAAGGGCAGGGGGACAAGCCCCGTCCTGAGCTTGTCAGGTCAACAGAATTAAGCCTGGCAAGCTGCAAAGCACCGGGGTGGTCGCGGAGGTTGGAAGAAGCAACTCATTGAACAGGGAGATGCTGCCTCGTATTTTCCGTGGGTTTCTGCAGATTTGCGGGGGTCCTTGTGTGTTCAAGCTGCCTTTTGTTCTTGAATGCAAAGCTGTGTGCCACCTGGGAAATGGATTAGTACCCACAGCCGGACAGAGATGGCACCTTCCTACGGCACAAAACACCTCCGAGAGGTGAATCGCTCTTGATAGAGTCATTTGTATAGGTGAACCTTAATCCTGTAAAATGCTGTACCCTCAGAGCCAAGGATGTCCAAGCCAAACATCCAAGCAAGCCCTCAGTGCCTTCCAGGGAACGGTGTTTGTGTGAAGAGGGATTTGCATAGAAAGtgccttgttttttttccccaagtcctTTAACTCCCAACTGTAGATCCTCACTCCTTGAACCTGGGTTTAAATCCCACCCTGGCCTTTCTGCACAGAGAGGGATTGGTGGTTTGAAAGGGAGGGGGGCAGGGATATGGGAACTTGTTTGAAAGACTTTAAAACATGCACAGCAATGTAAAAAGCAGCACCTGTGTCAGTATTAGGACAGTTTCCACAAGAGTGTTTCCCAGTAAAGAACACTATTTTCCAAAACAGAGCTATTTATTGCAAGTCGTGTCGTGATTACTGAGACGCATCTGGTGTAAACTTTAACATAGAAGCTTTTCCTTCAAGGTTATGTTCTCCTTTAGTATCTGTTACGCTGCTCTTTACAGACATAATTCAGAATATTGGGGGGAGGCTGGATGGAGTCGCATGAATTCACCCTCACTCAAATTGCCCCGGTTCGAGCTGAGGGCTGTGGTGCCAATCTGCCAACACCATTTTTCAGAGACGCAATCCCCAAACAGCGCACAAGCCCCCACCTTGTTCCAGTTCTCCTGATGGGCCAGGGCTCCTCTGCTTAACCTGAGGAAATCTTCAGGAACGATGTTAATCTGTGCTTTGCAGAATACAGACTAAAAGAAATTGTTGTAAGCATCTGGTCTTAAAACTTACAACTACACCAAGAGGTGGTTTCCACATGAGGAAGGAGGGGGTGGTTGCACTCCAGTTGGAGCAGGTTTAGCTTGCTCGACATAAAGCTTTAATGTAAAGTGAGACTCTGAAATAAACAACACTCCGGCAGGGCAAACGACTTCTGGAGCCACTTGAGCACCGTACCACGCATATCAGAGAGAGGTGTTCAACATGATAGCAACAGTCTTGAG
This genomic stretch from Patagioenas fasciata isolate bPatFas1 chromosome 4, bPatFas1.hap1, whole genome shotgun sequence harbors:
- the SH2D4A gene encoding SH2 domain-containing protein 4A isoform X1, whose product is MLKQILSEMYIDPELLAELSEEQKQILFFKMRQEQIRRWEEREAAANRAAAEKPAPRKGSRKTVTWKLGADNDVWVWVMGEHPSDKPYAAICEEIQAERATRLARERGQEGREIDSSVTWSLQPGVPGETDLHGNKSSTVEEKKEKGRKNTAATTGKPQEPPKREARDVHQMLADCHLRKRGIQQVKEAERRNSAEEPPAPQEPPPQSQPGSDCRRIPQKAEESEPEWQESLRRSKAADEKRRSLARQARDDYRRLSLQGIHRRKPAETPRTGTAGDRRPLLYPPLPPKPKVLPPATANGRAISRKEGIQRTISNSTEESIIRWFKEEQFPLRAGYQKSTDTIAPWFHGILTSKKAEELLNRTAPGSFLIRVSEKIKGYVLSYRSGEGCKHFLIDASSDSYSFLGVDQLQHSTLADLVDYHKDEPITSLGKELLLYPCGQEDQEPDYTSLFE
- the SH2D4A gene encoding SH2 domain-containing protein 4A isoform X2 — protein: MLKQILSEMYIDPELLAELSEEQKQILFFKMRQEQIRRWEEREAAANRAAAEKPAPRKGSRKTVTWKLGADNDVWVWVMGEHPSDKPYAAICEEIQAERATRLARERGQEGREIDSSVTWSLQPGVPGETDLHGNKSSTVEEKKEKGRKNTAATTGKPQEPPKREARDVHQMLADCHLRKRGIQQVKEAERRNSAEEPPAPQEPPPQSQPGSDCRRIPQKAEESEPEWQESLRRSKAADEKRRSLARQARDDYRRLSLQGIHRRKPAETPRTGTAGDRRPLLYPPLPPKPKVLPPATANGRAIRKEGIQRTISNSTEESIIRWFKEEQFPLRAGYQKSTDTIAPWFHGILTSKKAEELLNRTAPGSFLIRVSEKIKGYVLSYRSGEGCKHFLIDASSDSYSFLGVDQLQHSTLADLVDYHKDEPITSLGKELLLYPCGQEDQEPDYTSLFE
- the SH2D4A gene encoding SH2 domain-containing protein 4A isoform X3, translated to MGEHPSDKPYAAICEEIQAERATRLARERGQEGREIDSSVTWSLQPGVPGETDLHGNKSSTVEEKKEKGRKNTAATTGKPQEPPKREARDVHQMLADCHLRKRGIQQVKEAERRNSAEEPPAPQEPPPQSQPGSDCRRIPQKAEESEPEWQESLRRSKAADEKRRSLARQARDDYRRLSLQGIHRRKPAETPRTGTAGDRRPLLYPPLPPKPKVLPPATANGRAISRKEGIQRTISNSTEESIIRWFKEEQFPLRAGYQKSTDTIAPWFHGILTSKKAEELLNRTAPGSFLIRVSEKIKGYVLSYRSGEGCKHFLIDASSDSYSFLGVDQLQHSTLADLVDYHKDEPITSLGKELLLYPCGQEDQEPDYTSLFE